Proteins from a single region of Nocardiopsis dassonvillei subsp. dassonvillei DSM 43111:
- a CDS encoding transglycosylase domain-containing protein, whose protein sequence is MRRWAEALRRKVSEPTPAGDRRETVQRLAGTGAVAGLLTAALVMPWVGGLGLAARDSAAAFMALPSDLAVPHPAERVLLTDVDGEPIAEVAERERDVVPLDEISPWVPAALMAIEDDRFYEHAGLDLRGTLRAAVRTVLGNTQGGSTITQQYVKNLLMEQADTEEELASANARTLTRKVLELRYAIELEEKLTKDEIMEGYLNLAYFGQNAYGIEVAAERYFSVPASELDPAQAATIVALVRAPSYYDPLTNPEASVERRNLVLDRMVATGHLESAQAQEYKSRGLEVDETPRAGSCFSSEQPFFCDYVMRWLGGSDALAGTQEERDRILERGGITVRTTLDLDMQEAAEQAIERYVPAGDSHKFAAEVLVEPGTGRVRVMAQNMRYGFDDEPGTTSINLSVDHEDGGSLGYQAGSTFKPFTLAAALDAGLKYDTSFSSPESTTVSGLENCEGGRMAPWDVRNAGESDGGRHNMISGTKGSVNTYFAQLQERVGLCETAEMAQSLGIHRADGEDLQVWSSFTLGDQEVSPLTMASAYAVFASRGTYCEPVPVASVLFEGEDGEEVEMGTECEEGALDTEVADGVNHLLQQTFEGGTANGLEIGRPVAGKTGTTDSAAYAWFAGYTPNLAGTVVVGDIRGGEQHTLQGVTIGDRYYGIVYGATLPGPIWQATMREAVADLPEEEFAPSPKVYGKASDKPSGGGGDNGDSDDSDAGGGDGGTAGGDGGVAAGGGGGGTGGGGGAGGDDGSTGGGGTGDGGGGATGGGGGGSTGGGGGTGGGGGSTDGGGGTGDGDGGGSTGGGGGTGGGGGGGGDGSGTGGGGGGTGGGESPGGDGGAPWGGATPGPQAPEGGASPGG, encoded by the coding sequence GTGCGGCGGTGGGCCGAGGCCCTGCGCCGGAAGGTGTCGGAGCCGACCCCGGCGGGGGACCGCCGGGAGACGGTCCAGCGCCTGGCCGGAACCGGCGCGGTCGCCGGTCTGCTCACGGCGGCGCTGGTCATGCCCTGGGTCGGCGGCCTCGGCCTGGCGGCCAGGGACTCCGCGGCGGCCTTCATGGCCCTGCCCAGCGACCTGGCCGTGCCGCACCCCGCCGAGCGCGTGCTGCTGACCGACGTCGACGGGGAACCGATCGCCGAGGTCGCCGAGCGCGAGCGCGACGTGGTGCCGCTGGACGAGATCAGCCCCTGGGTGCCCGCCGCCCTCATGGCGATCGAGGACGACCGCTTCTACGAGCACGCCGGACTGGACCTGCGCGGCACGCTGCGCGCCGCCGTCCGCACCGTCCTGGGCAACACCCAGGGCGGGTCCACCATCACCCAGCAGTACGTGAAGAACCTCCTCATGGAACAGGCCGACACCGAGGAGGAGCTGGCGAGCGCCAACGCGCGCACCCTGACCCGCAAGGTGCTGGAGCTGCGCTACGCCATCGAGCTGGAGGAGAAGCTCACCAAGGACGAGATCATGGAGGGCTACCTCAACCTCGCCTACTTCGGCCAGAACGCGTACGGCATCGAGGTCGCCGCCGAGCGCTACTTCTCCGTCCCGGCCTCCGAGCTCGACCCCGCGCAGGCCGCCACGATCGTGGCGCTGGTGCGCGCGCCCTCGTACTACGACCCGCTCACCAACCCCGAGGCCTCCGTCGAGCGCCGCAACCTGGTGCTGGACCGGATGGTCGCCACCGGACACCTGGAGAGCGCGCAGGCGCAGGAGTACAAGAGCCGGGGCCTGGAGGTGGACGAGACCCCGCGCGCGGGCAGCTGCTTCAGCAGCGAGCAGCCCTTCTTCTGCGACTACGTCATGCGGTGGCTGGGCGGCTCCGACGCGCTCGCCGGGACCCAGGAGGAGCGCGACCGGATACTGGAGCGGGGCGGCATCACCGTGCGCACCACCCTGGACCTGGACATGCAGGAGGCCGCCGAGCAGGCGATCGAGCGCTACGTCCCCGCGGGCGACTCCCACAAGTTCGCCGCCGAGGTCCTCGTGGAGCCCGGTACCGGCCGGGTGCGGGTGATGGCCCAGAACATGCGCTACGGCTTCGACGACGAGCCGGGCACCACCTCGATCAACCTGTCCGTGGACCACGAGGACGGCGGGTCGCTGGGCTACCAGGCGGGTTCGACGTTCAAGCCGTTCACCCTGGCCGCCGCCCTGGACGCCGGGCTCAAGTACGACACCAGCTTCTCCTCGCCCGAGTCCACGACGGTGAGCGGCCTGGAGAACTGCGAGGGCGGCAGGATGGCGCCCTGGGACGTGCGCAACGCCGGGGAGAGCGACGGCGGCAGGCACAACATGATCAGCGGGACGAAGGGCTCGGTGAACACCTACTTCGCCCAGCTCCAGGAGCGCGTCGGCCTGTGCGAGACGGCGGAGATGGCCCAGAGCCTGGGCATCCACCGCGCGGACGGCGAGGACCTGCAGGTGTGGAGCTCCTTCACCCTGGGCGACCAGGAGGTCTCCCCGCTCACCATGGCCAGCGCCTACGCCGTCTTCGCCTCCCGGGGCACCTACTGCGAGCCGGTCCCCGTGGCCTCGGTCCTCTTCGAGGGCGAGGACGGCGAGGAGGTCGAGATGGGCACCGAGTGCGAGGAGGGCGCGCTGGACACCGAGGTCGCCGACGGCGTCAACCACCTGCTCCAGCAGACCTTCGAGGGCGGTACCGCCAACGGCCTGGAGATCGGACGCCCTGTGGCGGGCAAGACCGGCACCACCGACAGCGCGGCCTACGCGTGGTTCGCGGGCTACACCCCGAACCTGGCCGGGACCGTGGTGGTCGGCGACATCCGGGGCGGGGAGCAGCACACGCTCCAGGGCGTGACCATCGGCGACCGCTACTACGGCATCGTCTACGGGGCCACGCTGCCCGGTCCGATCTGGCAGGCCACCATGCGCGAGGCCGTGGCGGACCTGCCGGAGGAGGAGTTCGCCCCCTCGCCGAAGGTCTACGGCAAGGCCTCGGACAAGCCATCGGGCGGCGGTGGCGACAACGGTGACAGTGACGACAGTGACGCCGGTGGAGGCGATGGAGGCACGGCTGGCGGTGACGGCGGCGTCGCGGCCGGTGGTGGTGGCGGAGGCACTGGCGGTGGCGGCGGTGCCGGGGGTGACGATGGCTCGACCGGCGGCGGTGGCACCGGTGACGGTGGTGGGGGAGCCACCGGCGGTGGTGGCGGGGGTTCGACCGGGGGTGGTGGCGGTACCGGAGGCGGCGGAGGATCGACCGACGGCGGTGGAGGCACCGGTGACGGCGACGGCGGGGGTTCAACCGGTGGAGGCGGCGGTACCGGTGGCGGCGGCGGTGGTGGTGGAGACGGCAGCGGTACCGGCGGAGGCGGCGGCGGTACCGGTGGCGGCGAGTCCCCGGGCGGGGACGGCGGCGCGCCCTGGGGCGGCGCGACCCCGGGACCGCAGGCGCCCGAGGGCGGCGCCAGTCCCGGGGGCTGA
- a CDS encoding ECF transporter S component, which yields MKRDTTPQGAGFRRDLLGRLRSWRTVDIVVASVIGVAVGVVFWLWNIVWSVTTPLFVGFPPAQAVVYGMWLISGVLGGLIIRKPGAALLTAIAAASVSALLGTQWGIMVILDGALQGILPELVFLAFGYRRWGMGVAVLAAAVAGVSPAIRDNLAYNVTWPLSYQVTYGVIVVVSAALIAGVGSRLLTTALARSGALAPFPSARG from the coding sequence ATGAAGAGGGACACCACCCCCCAGGGCGCCGGCTTCCGGCGCGACCTCCTCGGCCGACTGCGGAGCTGGCGCACCGTCGACATCGTCGTGGCCTCCGTGATCGGCGTCGCGGTCGGCGTGGTCTTCTGGCTCTGGAACATCGTCTGGTCGGTCACGACCCCGCTGTTCGTCGGCTTCCCGCCCGCGCAGGCCGTCGTCTACGGCATGTGGCTGATCTCCGGCGTACTGGGCGGCCTGATCATCCGCAAGCCCGGCGCGGCCCTGCTCACCGCCATCGCCGCCGCCTCGGTCTCGGCGCTCCTGGGCACCCAGTGGGGGATCATGGTCATCCTCGACGGCGCCCTCCAGGGCATCCTGCCCGAACTCGTCTTCCTCGCCTTCGGCTACCGCCGCTGGGGCATGGGCGTGGCCGTCCTCGCGGCGGCGGTCGCGGGCGTCTCCCCCGCCATCCGCGACAACCTCGCCTACAACGTGACCTGGCCGCTGTCCTACCAGGTCACCTACGGCGTCATCGTGGTGGTCAGCGCCGCCCTCATCGCGGGCGTGGGCTCCCGCCTGCTCACCACCGCCCTGGCCCGCTCCGGGGCGCTGGCCCCCTTCCCGTCCGCGAGGGGCTGA
- a CDS encoding ABC transporter ATP-binding protein, which translates to MASANGRRTAAGGPGARVELSGWGWRHSGRGSHALRGVDLVIEPGERVLLLGASGAGKSTLLHSLAGLTGEDAAISGDHEGTLLVDGEPADRSRGSVGLVSQDPETQLVMARAGDDVAFGPENLGVAPDLIWPRVHEALEAVGFPYGPRHPTGALSGGEKQRLVIAGALAMRPRLLLLDEPTANLDPAGAALVRGVLARLLAETEATLVLVEHRVADVVDLVDRVVVVAPGGGVVADGPPGTVFAEHGRSLAAQGVWVPGHEPAPVLAPAPGGEPLLEAVGVTARTPSQLGVRAAPRRTVFEGVDATVRAGTATALTGPNGAGKSTLLTLLAGLSRPHRGAVLPRGPLAGADPRPLVRWPARRLARHVGTVFQHAEDQFVTATVRDELRFAPLRAGMGEAETEAWVGELMERLRLSALADVHPYTLSGGEKRRLSVATALSSGPAHAPDALVLDEPTFGQDTRTWTELVELLATLRSAGRAVVMATHDDLLLRSLADARVRVAGGRAVQEAAAPGAGAEPPGPPEPTGPAGHAAAGRGSRG; encoded by the coding sequence GTGGCCTCCGCGAACGGGCGCCGGACGGCGGCCGGGGGCCCGGGCGCGCGCGTGGAGCTCTCCGGCTGGGGCTGGCGGCACTCGGGCCGCGGGTCCCACGCGCTGCGCGGCGTGGACCTGGTGATCGAGCCGGGCGAGCGCGTGCTGCTGCTGGGCGCCTCCGGCGCGGGCAAGTCCACCCTGCTGCACTCACTGGCCGGTCTGACCGGCGAGGACGCCGCCATCAGCGGCGACCACGAGGGCACCCTGCTCGTGGACGGCGAGCCCGCCGACCGGAGCCGGGGCTCGGTCGGCCTGGTCAGCCAGGACCCCGAGACGCAGCTGGTGATGGCGCGCGCGGGCGACGACGTCGCCTTCGGCCCGGAGAACCTGGGCGTGGCACCCGACCTCATCTGGCCCCGGGTCCACGAGGCACTGGAGGCCGTGGGCTTCCCGTACGGACCGCGCCACCCCACCGGGGCGCTGTCGGGCGGTGAGAAGCAGCGCCTGGTGATCGCCGGGGCCCTGGCGATGCGCCCCCGCCTGCTGCTGCTGGACGAGCCCACCGCCAACCTCGACCCCGCCGGGGCCGCGCTGGTGCGCGGCGTGCTGGCCCGCCTGCTCGCCGAGACCGAGGCGACCCTGGTGCTGGTCGAGCACCGCGTGGCCGACGTCGTGGACCTGGTGGACCGGGTCGTGGTCGTGGCGCCCGGCGGCGGGGTCGTCGCCGACGGCCCGCCGGGAACGGTGTTCGCCGAGCACGGGCGCTCGCTGGCCGCGCAGGGAGTGTGGGTGCCCGGGCACGAGCCCGCGCCCGTCCTGGCGCCCGCGCCGGGCGGGGAGCCCCTGCTGGAGGCCGTGGGCGTCACGGCGCGCACCCCGAGCCAGCTCGGCGTGCGCGCGGCGCCCCGGCGCACGGTGTTCGAGGGGGTGGACGCCACCGTCCGAGCCGGAACCGCGACCGCCCTGACCGGACCCAACGGCGCGGGCAAGTCCACGCTGCTGACCCTGCTCGCCGGACTGTCCAGGCCCCACCGGGGGGCGGTGCTGCCGCGCGGGCCGCTGGCCGGGGCCGACCCGCGCCCGCTCGTGCGCTGGCCCGCCCGCAGGCTGGCCCGGCACGTGGGCACGGTCTTCCAGCACGCCGAGGACCAGTTCGTCACCGCCACCGTGCGCGACGAGCTGCGCTTCGCCCCGCTGCGCGCGGGGATGGGCGAGGCCGAGACCGAGGCCTGGGTGGGCGAGCTGATGGAGCGTCTGCGCCTGTCCGCGCTGGCCGACGTGCACCCCTACACGCTCTCGGGCGGGGAGAAGCGGCGGCTGTCGGTGGCCACGGCGCTCAGCTCGGGCCCCGCGCACGCGCCCGACGCGCTCGTCCTCGACGAGCCCACCTTCGGTCAGGACACCCGGACCTGGACCGAACTCGTGGAGCTGCTCGCCACCCTGCGGTCCGCGGGCCGCGCGGTGGTCATGGCCACCCACGACGACCTGCTGCTGCGCAGTCTGGCCGACGCGCGGGTGCGCGTGGCCGGGGGCCGGGCCGTGCAGGAGGCCGCCGCACCGGGCGCCGGGGCGGAGCCGCCCGGCCCGCCGGAGCCGACCGGGCCCGCGGGGCACGCGGCGGCGGGAAGGGGGAGCCGTGGCTGA
- a CDS encoding energy-coupling factor transporter transmembrane component T family protein produces the protein MEAPEDGGARFWLVGLNPAAKLLAALLLGVGLVPAVDAVTGGTVLAGVLLLLPFSGTDRRTLLVLGGPFLLMGLSSGLVNYLYGEHGAEGALGAAVRLLAIALPGLLAAVSSDPTETADGLVQRLRVPERPAMGVLAALRLVPMLADQWRTITLARRARGLEAGRNPVRAVTLFFGRLFALLVRSIRTGTLLAAAMDARAFGTGPRTRARESRWRTADTLLLAGAALLLAAAYTLSARLGTLVLLFS, from the coding sequence CTGGAGGCTCCCGAGGACGGCGGGGCGCGCTTCTGGCTGGTCGGGCTCAACCCGGCGGCCAAACTGCTCGCCGCCCTGCTGCTGGGCGTGGGCCTGGTCCCGGCCGTGGACGCCGTCACCGGCGGCACCGTGCTGGCGGGCGTCCTGCTGCTCCTGCCGTTCAGCGGGACCGACCGGCGCACCCTGCTCGTCCTGGGCGGGCCCTTCCTGCTCATGGGGCTCTCCAGCGGACTGGTCAACTACCTGTACGGGGAGCACGGCGCGGAGGGCGCGCTGGGCGCCGCGGTGCGCCTGCTGGCCATCGCCCTGCCCGGACTGCTCGCCGCCGTGAGCAGCGACCCCACGGAGACCGCCGACGGCCTGGTGCAGCGGCTCCGGGTCCCCGAGCGGCCCGCCATGGGCGTGCTGGCGGCGCTGCGGCTCGTCCCGATGCTCGCCGACCAGTGGCGCACGATCACGCTGGCGCGGAGGGCGCGCGGGCTGGAGGCCGGGCGCAACCCGGTCAGGGCGGTCACGCTGTTCTTCGGCCGCCTGTTCGCCCTGCTGGTGCGCTCCATCCGCACCGGGACGCTGCTGGCCGCGGCGATGGACGCGCGCGCCTTCGGGACCGGGCCGCGCACCCGGGCCCGGGAGAGCCGCTGGCGGACCGCGGACACGCTGCTGCTGGCGGGGGCCGCCCTGCTCCTGGCGGCGGCCTACACCCTGTCCGCTCGGCTGGGCACCCTGGTGCTGCTCTTCTCCTGA
- a CDS encoding enoyl-CoA hydratase/isomerase family protein: MGEFVRVETDPDHPAVAVIRLDRPKVNALNAALTAEIAEAATRVAKDPDVRAVVVYGGERVFVAGADIKEMADLTAAQMLGYARDLQNALNLVARIPKPVVAAVTGYALGGGLELALAADFRVAGAGARLGVPEIQLGVIPGAGGTQRLPRLIGPSRAKEMIFSGRHVKADEAREIGLVDQVVPDEEVYRAAVALVARYAGGPAVALAAAKEAVDRGLETDLDTGLEIERLHFAGLFSTEDQKDGMRSFVEQGPGKAAFKGR, encoded by the coding sequence GTGGGCGAGTTCGTGCGTGTGGAGACCGATCCGGACCACCCGGCCGTGGCCGTGATCCGGCTGGACAGGCCGAAGGTGAACGCGCTCAACGCCGCGCTCACCGCGGAGATCGCCGAGGCCGCGACCCGGGTCGCCAAGGACCCGGACGTGCGCGCCGTGGTGGTCTACGGCGGCGAGCGGGTGTTCGTCGCGGGCGCCGACATCAAGGAGATGGCCGACCTCACCGCCGCGCAGATGCTGGGCTACGCGCGCGACCTCCAAAACGCCCTGAACCTGGTGGCCCGCATCCCCAAGCCGGTCGTGGCGGCGGTCACCGGGTACGCGCTCGGCGGCGGCCTGGAACTGGCCCTGGCCGCGGACTTCCGCGTGGCGGGGGCCGGGGCCAGGCTGGGCGTGCCCGAGATCCAGCTCGGCGTCATCCCCGGCGCGGGCGGGACCCAGCGCCTGCCCCGCCTGATCGGTCCCTCCCGGGCCAAGGAGATGATCTTCAGCGGCCGCCACGTGAAGGCGGACGAGGCCCGGGAGATCGGCCTGGTGGACCAGGTCGTCCCGGACGAGGAGGTCTACCGGGCCGCCGTGGCGCTGGTCGCCCGGTACGCCGGGGGACCGGCCGTCGCGCTGGCCGCGGCCAAGGAGGCGGTGGACCGGGGCCTGGAGACGGACCTGGACACCGGTCTGGAGATCGAGCGCCTGCACTTCGCGGGTCTGTTCTCGACCGAGGACCAGAAGGACGGCATGCGCAGCTTCGTCGAGCAGGGACCCGGCAAGGCCGCTTTCAAGGGGCGCTGA
- a CDS encoding protein kinase domain-containing protein, with product MGEELPERIGHYVIRRRIGQGGMGVVYQAEDPRTEQFVAVKVLKPEVAGDQIARARLAREVETMRRVHSPNVAEVIEADTQAELPWVVTEHIPGPTLDATVTNHGPLRGRALTRFVTGMARAIRDIHAVDVIHRDLKPGNVIISNGEPIVIDFGIAHAVDGAKLTQTGTFVGTPSYLSPEVIEGTDLGPATDIHAWGGTVAFASTGRPPYGAGTFEVIFFRILNGEIDMDGMHEALRPLVNRAVSRDMRSRPTAEELLEEASRLNLDLPWTEDAGGRPSGLTGSHTVYHPTTAGGTGEEPGSGGPGGAAAAGAAGAALGGAAGYLAGRAAQGDQGWGPPHTGGGPASSAWSPSGDPARPTSAAHSGGLLDDPGSTDDLSGAANGRRVDDPESTDDLSGARRGWGDEDDGLPGTERIAPRDAGDPDDPQGTMRISPVRDEPDDALGTRHIQPDEFSREDPQGTMMMDPVDRDGYARRPVDEREDEGYQAPHTQFFNTPLHKGDFADILTPVDDGRGSNQTQEFDEDGYEERRGGLLGRFRRGGNDRVSDYFQDDSDEEGEEYEERSWRMHPLTILPMLVSVAGVSLLFPWFGLILGVVLIAALGALDVVKAEHARRLQTRGPRSSDNMVVALSFPWAFGRMALRTLGFGLVYLLAGILVGMIYARIADVPGQGANYTGAFAIFVMILLSYVMPSGREARHQAVWLVRRVHYRNLYVYIGVCIGLVLLTMLILSFGLSAAPDWVPIGGPSDWFDGQ from the coding sequence ATGGGTGAGGAGCTGCCGGAGCGCATCGGCCACTACGTCATCCGCCGCCGCATCGGGCAGGGCGGCATGGGCGTGGTGTACCAGGCCGAGGACCCCCGGACCGAGCAGTTCGTCGCGGTGAAGGTCCTCAAGCCGGAGGTCGCGGGCGACCAGATCGCCCGGGCCCGCCTCGCCCGCGAGGTCGAGACCATGCGCCGCGTGCACAGCCCCAACGTGGCCGAGGTCATCGAAGCCGACACCCAGGCCGAGCTGCCGTGGGTGGTCACCGAGCACATCCCCGGCCCGACCCTGGACGCCACGGTCACCAACCACGGCCCCCTGCGCGGCCGGGCCCTGACCCGCTTCGTCACCGGCATGGCCCGCGCGATCCGCGACATCCACGCGGTGGACGTGATCCACCGCGACCTCAAGCCCGGCAACGTGATCATCTCCAACGGCGAGCCGATCGTCATCGACTTCGGCATCGCGCACGCGGTGGACGGCGCCAAGCTGACCCAGACCGGCACGTTCGTGGGCACGCCCAGCTACCTGTCCCCGGAGGTCATCGAGGGCACCGACCTGGGCCCGGCCACCGACATCCACGCCTGGGGCGGCACCGTCGCCTTCGCCTCCACCGGCCGCCCGCCCTACGGCGCGGGCACCTTCGAGGTCATCTTCTTCCGCATCCTCAACGGCGAGATCGACATGGACGGGATGCACGAGGCGCTGCGGCCGCTGGTCAACCGCGCCGTCTCCCGCGACATGCGCAGCCGCCCCACGGCGGAGGAACTGCTGGAGGAGGCCAGCCGCCTCAACCTCGACCTGCCCTGGACCGAGGACGCGGGAGGCCGTCCCAGCGGGCTCACCGGCAGCCACACCGTGTACCACCCGACCACGGCCGGGGGCACGGGGGAGGAGCCGGGCAGCGGCGGCCCGGGCGGCGCAGCCGCGGCGGGCGCGGCCGGTGCCGCGCTCGGCGGTGCGGCGGGCTACCTGGCCGGTCGCGCGGCCCAGGGCGACCAGGGCTGGGGTCCCCCGCACACGGGCGGCGGTCCCGCCTCCAGCGCCTGGTCCCCGTCCGGGGACCCCGCGCGCCCGACCTCCGCCGCGCACTCCGGCGGTCTGCTCGACGACCCCGGGTCCACCGACGACCTCTCGGGCGCGGCGAACGGCCGCCGCGTCGACGACCCGGAGTCCACCGACGACCTCTCGGGCGCCCGGCGCGGCTGGGGCGACGAGGACGACGGGCTGCCGGGCACCGAGCGCATCGCCCCGCGCGACGCCGGGGACCCGGACGACCCGCAGGGGACGATGCGGATCAGCCCGGTCCGCGACGAACCGGACGACGCGCTGGGCACGCGTCACATCCAGCCCGACGAGTTCTCCCGCGAGGACCCGCAGGGCACGATGATGATGGACCCGGTGGACCGGGACGGGTACGCCCGGCGCCCCGTCGACGAGCGCGAGGACGAGGGCTACCAGGCCCCGCACACGCAGTTCTTCAACACCCCGCTGCACAAGGGCGACTTCGCCGACATCCTCACCCCGGTGGACGACGGCCGGGGCAGCAACCAGACGCAGGAGTTCGACGAGGACGGGTACGAGGAGCGGCGCGGCGGCCTGCTGGGCCGGTTCCGGCGCGGCGGCAACGACCGGGTGAGCGACTACTTCCAGGACGACTCCGACGAGGAGGGCGAGGAGTACGAGGAGCGGTCGTGGCGGATGCACCCGCTGACGATCCTGCCCATGCTGGTCTCCGTGGCCGGTGTGTCGCTGCTCTTCCCCTGGTTCGGGCTGATCCTGGGCGTCGTGCTCATCGCCGCGCTGGGCGCCCTGGACGTGGTCAAGGCCGAGCACGCCCGCCGCCTCCAGACGCGCGGCCCGCGCAGCTCCGACAACATGGTGGTGGCGCTCAGCTTCCCGTGGGCCTTCGGGCGCATGGCGCTGCGCACGCTCGGCTTCGGGCTGGTCTACCTGCTGGCGGGCATCCTGGTCGGCATGATCTACGCGCGGATCGCGGACGTGCCGGGTCAGGGCGCCAACTACACCGGCGCCTTCGCGATCTTCGTGATGATCCTGCTCAGCTACGTCATGCCGAGCGGGCGCGAGGCGCGGCACCAGGCGGTGTGGCTGGTGCGCCGGGTCCACTACCGCAACCTCTACGTCTACATCGGCGTGTGCATCGGCCTCGTGCTGCTGACCATGCTCATCCTGTCGTTCGGCCTGTCGGCGGCCCCGGACTGGGTGCCGATCGGCGGTCCCTCGGACTGGTTCGACGGACAGTGA
- a CDS encoding electron transfer flavoprotein subunit beta/FixA family protein, translating to MNIVVLVKQVPDTATERKLNPDDKTLDRAASDGVINELDEYAIEEALQLKEKHGGEVTILTMGPDQATDSIRKALSMGADKAVFVNDAALHGSDSLQTAYALAQALGTIEFDVVVLGSESTDARTGVVGAALAEYLGLPQLTFARKVDIDGSTIRIQRQTDYGYDLVEAQLPAVVSVVEKINEPRYPSFKLIMQAKKKPVDKKSAADAGIDTARVGLANATTETVDFDAAPPRAAGTVVKDEGDGAAKIAEFLVEKKFV from the coding sequence ATGAATATTGTCGTTTTGGTCAAGCAGGTCCCGGACACGGCGACCGAGCGGAAGCTCAACCCCGATGACAAGACGCTGGACCGCGCCGCGTCCGACGGTGTCATCAACGAGCTCGACGAGTACGCCATCGAGGAGGCTCTCCAGCTCAAGGAGAAGCACGGCGGCGAGGTCACCATCCTGACGATGGGACCGGACCAGGCCACGGACTCCATCCGCAAGGCCCTGTCGATGGGCGCGGACAAGGCCGTCTTCGTCAACGACGCCGCCCTCCACGGCTCGGACTCGCTCCAGACCGCCTACGCCCTCGCGCAGGCCCTGGGCACCATCGAGTTCGACGTGGTCGTCCTGGGCTCGGAGTCCACCGACGCGCGCACCGGCGTGGTCGGGGCCGCGCTCGCCGAGTACCTCGGCCTGCCGCAGCTCACGTTCGCCCGCAAGGTCGACATCGACGGCAGCACCATCAGGATCCAGCGCCAGACCGACTACGGCTACGACCTCGTCGAGGCCCAGCTCCCGGCGGTCGTCTCCGTGGTCGAGAAGATCAACGAGCCGCGCTACCCGTCCTTCAAGCTCATCATGCAGGCGAAGAAGAAGCCGGTGGACAAGAAGTCCGCCGCCGACGCGGGCATCGACACGGCCAGGGTGGGTCTGGCCAACGCCACCACCGAGACCGTCGACTTCGACGCCGCACCGCCGCGCGCCGCGGGCACGGTGGTCAAGGACGAGGGCGACGGCGCCGCGAAGATCGCCGAGTTCCTCGTCGAGAAGAAGTTCGTCTAG
- a CDS encoding electron transfer flavoprotein subunit alpha/FixB family protein, which yields MAEVLVLVDHVDGQVKKVTTELLTAARRIGEPAAVWIGDGAETGRGTLAEYGAEKVYVASAELNDHVVAPKAELLAKLAQDKGAAAVLVSATAENKEIAGRTAVKLGSGVLTDVVDVNAEVVAEHSIFGGTTITHARVRTGVPVVAVRPNSVPAEAASGAAAEEQVSVEVSDAAKTAKVVERVHEEQGERPELTEAAIVVSGGRGVGSDDFSVVENLADSLGAAVGASRAAVDSGWYPNQFQVGQTGKTVSPNLYVALGISGAIQHRAGMQTAKNIVAINKDPEAPIFELADFGVVGDLHAVTPQLTEEINKRK from the coding sequence ATGGCTGAGGTCCTCGTCCTCGTCGACCACGTCGACGGACAGGTCAAGAAGGTCACCACCGAGCTGCTGACCGCCGCCCGCCGCATCGGCGAGCCCGCGGCCGTGTGGATCGGTGACGGCGCCGAGACGGGCAGGGGCACCCTGGCCGAGTACGGCGCCGAGAAGGTCTACGTGGCTTCGGCCGAGCTGAACGACCACGTCGTGGCCCCCAAGGCCGAGCTGCTCGCCAAGCTCGCCCAGGACAAGGGCGCCGCCGCCGTCCTGGTCTCGGCCACCGCCGAGAACAAGGAGATCGCGGGCCGCACCGCGGTCAAGCTGGGCTCGGGCGTGCTCACCGACGTCGTGGACGTCAACGCCGAGGTCGTCGCCGAGCACAGCATCTTCGGCGGCACCACCATCACCCACGCCCGCGTGCGCACCGGCGTGCCGGTCGTCGCGGTCCGCCCGAACTCCGTCCCGGCCGAGGCCGCCTCCGGTGCCGCCGCCGAGGAGCAGGTGTCGGTGGAGGTCTCCGACGCCGCGAAGACGGCCAAGGTCGTCGAGCGCGTCCACGAGGAGCAGGGCGAGCGCCCCGAGCTCACCGAGGCCGCCATCGTGGTCTCCGGCGGGCGCGGCGTGGGCTCCGACGACTTCTCGGTCGTGGAGAACCTGGCCGACTCGCTGGGCGCGGCCGTGGGCGCCTCCCGCGCCGCCGTCGACTCCGGCTGGTACCCGAACCAGTTCCAGGTCGGCCAGACCGGTAAGACGGTCAGCCCGAACCTGTACGTGGCCCTGGGCATCTCCGGCGCGATCCAGCACCGCGCGGGCATGCAGACCGCCAAGAACATCGTGGCGATCAACAAGGACCCCGAGGCCCCGATCTTCGAGCTGGCCGACTTCGGCGTCGTGGGCGACCTGCACGCGGTCACCCCGCAGCTGACCGAGGAGATCAACAAGCGCAAGTAG